Within the Candidatus Cloacimonas sp. genome, the region TCGGCTTTATCCAACACATCAATTATATTTTGTTGAATATTGGCATAGTGCATACTGTCCAGAAGGTTTATTTTTAATGTATCGGCAAAAATTTCCGGGAAGTGTTCTCCAATTTCTGGAGAAGGGAAAGCAATTATACAAAAACTGGCTTGGTCTCTTCTATAATATTGATGATAAATTTGAGCGGATTTGGACATTAATTCTCTGGAAAGTTCCTGTTGTTCATCTGATAAAGCTAAGGCAGTGTTTTTTGCCACAGGTGAAAAAGGTGTCTCTCCAAAAAGGTCTATATAAACGGGACCGGCATCATTTTGGATCAATTCTTGTAGGTCTTCAACCACTTCCGCATAGACATCAAGTACCATCTCAGTATAATTTTTATCCAAAATCAAAGCGTTATCAAAACGGTGATCATAAGTAAACTGCTTATTTCCCGATTTTTTATAGGGAACGGAAAATAATCCTTGAATGCCTATTTTTTGCAGTTCATTATGGACAAGGCGTCCCAACTTTTCCATCCCACAGGGAACAATGATACTGGCTGTCTTTTTTAGTCGATAATCTTTTTGGGAGCGAGTAAAACCATCTATCCAGCATTGAACGATATAGCGGGCAATGTCATTTAGTTCTTTTTCCGGATAAGCATTGATAAATTGAGCCATTTTGATGTTAACTTCCGAGATGAACATTCCATAACGATATAGATAGCGTAAATCATTAAGGTCGGAATTCAGAATAAGATCATAACATATATTTGCTTCCGGATAGTAACCCTGATAAAATTGACGATACAGCTTGATTTTGTGATTTTCCAACATAATATTCCGATAGTCATTTACCCAGTCCTCATAAGCAAGATTACCTTTTAAGGCATTTTGGAACAAGGTAAAAAATAAACGCAGGTTTTCTTCCAGTTGGAGGTAGTTTTTGCTGGCATAAGAAAAGAACATATTAACAAATTGAAAATAGAGAGCCGACGAGAATTTTCCCATTTTCGCTTCATATAAGGCAACGGCATAATCCGGATTGCCCAGACAGGACTCATAATTTGCCAAAGGAGCATAATATTTATTATGTAGCTTAGTGACTTGTTCCCAAGGGATTGTTGCCAAGTGATCAGTATCATCAATATAATTACCCAGTTCTTCGCTTAAAAGAAAGAGGTCTTTAACATCCTGAAAAAATTTGCCATAAGGCATTTCGGCAGGAATAGCCGTTGCCTTTAGTTCTTGCAAAAGGGCTAAATAAGGATTTTTACACGCTTGGATTTTACTTTGGATTTCTGCATAAGTTGCTTTCATAGTAGCTTCCTGTTATCTTTTATTTTGTGGGTAGAAAAAAGTTCCCAGTCCAATATTTCATACCTTTTTTTTAGGTATAATTGTGTCAAGCACAATCCCGCATTAGGATTTTCGAGCTTAAATTTGGTGCTGATCTTATGAACTATCTTAATTTATTTTCCTGTCATCAGGCCTTTACTGCTTTAGCATAAACTGAATATAGGAAAGAAGTTCCGCTCTTTGCCCTTAATTGAAAGCGTCCATCAAGTGTTCATCTAACCTTAATCAAGCGTTAATTGTTAACGCTTGATTAAGGGATGTTAAACGATAGATCAACGGCTTTCAGTAAGGCAGATAGAAAACATCAATTTTGGACTTTTATGATAAAAGTGATGGTTAGAAATGGTTCAATACGGTTTTCATTAAGAAATTATTACATTTTTTTGAAGATGGTTCTTTAATCTTTTCCATTATAATTAATACTTATATGTATCTTATGGGAAGGCAAAATCAAGGAGAGATGCGTTTTATATTAACCAGCCAATATATGAGGAAATAGAAATCACTTGACATTTATCATAGGAATTATAAGTAAGAAAAATAAATTTTTTCCCCAGGCAAAAAAAGGAGAAACAATGCAGAGACCAATTATTATCATTATACTGCTGTTAACTATTACGACTATTTATGCAGAGCCAGTTTGGAACAATGATGTTGCCATAAGAGAAGTGAATTATATTGACTGGCAAAGAAATGCGGTTAAAAATGCCAATAATGAGGTCTTTCTTACTTGGTCTCAATCCGAAGCTGGCATTAATAACCTTTTTGTGCAAAAAACAGATTTTTCTGGAAGTCCGCAATGGCAAGAGCCATTAGTTATTAAAGCCGGGGATGTCCAATTCAACCAAGTAAAACAACTGGTTACTTCCGATGGAAATATTATCATAACTTGGCTGGAAGAAAATAATATAACCTCTGCTCTTTTTGCTCAGAAATACTCTCCAACCGGTGAATTATTGTGGAGTGAGACAGGGATAAGCTTATTTAATGTGCGCGTCATAGATAGTTTTGAATATAGAATAGCGGTTAATACTATTGGTGGTTTTCTGCTTCTACTGAAAAATGACAGTTTATCCCAAATCAATTTGCAGAGTTATGATGCCTCTTGTCTTCCCGTTTGGGATAATAGCAATTTAAATATAAATTTAGATCATCCTGAACTTGATGATTTGGTTGCGGATGGTTTAGGCGGAGCAATAATCAAATTTCGCAGATTTAGTAGTGTTGATGGAACTAATTATTTACGCCGCTTTGCCAATGATGGTGCATCAATTTGGGCGACAAGTTATACTTTAGGCAACGGAGAAATAAGATACCCACATCAATTAATTTTAAATTCCAATGGTATTTTATACGATTTGGGTTTTTCCTATAGTAGCGATTCCTACATCAATATCAGAACTTATAATGCTTTAGCGGAGCAGGTAAATCAGCCCCTGGCAACTTATCAAATTGTTCTGGCGGGAGAGGATAATATTCAGGACTGCCATATAAAAGCAGTTACTACCAATGGTGGAGACCTGCAAATCGGATTATTGCGTCATACTCTTACAAATGATTGTGAGGTTTTTACTTACAGATTCAATCAAAATTTGCAGCCGCGTTATCCGGACAATGGACTTGTGCTTTCTAATTCACTTTATACCATTGCCGATTTTAATCTGAATGTAGTTAATGATGAAGTGGCGTTTATCTGGGCTGAGTATAATGAAGCAGCCGGTAGTGTTCTGAAAATGGAAAGAACCAATATTCAGGGAAGCCAGTATGGCTATATATATGGTTATAATTTAGACCAGTTAAGTGGTGTTTATGATTCGCCTCAGTTATTTTATCAAAACGATCAGATGCTGGTTATCAGCAAAAAGACAATAGCTGAATATCTGAAATTGAGCACCGATTTTTATTCTATAACGACAAAAGAAGGCAAAGACCCTCAGCGAACTAATCTTGTTTCTCTGATTAACGGAAGTACTACTCTTTTAGCAAATATCCCATTAGCAGATAGGTCTATTGTCTTTTATTCTGATTCCAGAGGGGGAGATTATCATTTATACTGTCAGGGTGTATCTTTAACTGGACAATTGTTGTTTCCTGAAAACGGGAAACTGATCAATCTTGGTCAGTTGGACAATAATTCATATAAAATCTTTAAAATAAACTCTGAGCAAATAGGGTTGCTTTATTATTCCAATGCTCTCTATCTGCAGATTATATCTGAAAACGGGGACTTTTTAATAAATGGAAATGGCATTCTTATTTCTTCGGCTCAATTAACTGGTTATAATGCAACCTGTTATGAAGATGACATATATATCAGTTGGGTTGAGCCAAGTTCCATATATTCCAATAGTTGCATCTATGGACAGAGAATTCATAACGGAACTAAAATGTGGGGTGAAACAGGTATTATGTTAAAGGACTTGATTAGCTCACCCTCTGGTTATTCTTTTACCGGAAGATATCTATTATGGAAAGAGACGGTAGCTGGCAATAATACTATCCAAGGTTTGAAATATGATGAAAATGGCTATCCTGTTGCGGACTGGAATGCTTCCGGAGAAATAGTTATTAATAATTTGCCCACAAATCAATATTCTATTGTTGCCAGTTATATAACAGGTGAGGATCTCGTGTTGCTGATTGCAGAATATGTTATTCATCCAGTTTTCTTCCAAAAAGTAACCGCCAATCATACTTTGCCTTGGGGAGATGAAGGGATTACTCTTCCGGTAACAGTTTTTCAGCTAAAGTATGAATATAAAGCAGATAAACTTTATCTTCTCTACACTGTTAGAGATAGTGGCAGTAGTTCGTATAATGTCTGTTTTCAGATAATTGACAGCGGTGGCAATTTTCTGTATCCGGAAATGGGACTGCAAGTTAATACTTTAGCGCCTGGTAATGATGTCTCTTGGTGTGATCCTTATGCTAATTACCCTGCACTTTGCGTTTTTGATAATAATTCTTGTTTAGCTGTGTGGGGTTCCAGAATGAATGGAACGGATGGACAAGATCTTTATTACCGCAGAATTGATGCAGCTGGTAATTTTGTGGAAAGTGAGGATCAATTACTTTGCGATGCACATTATGATCAGATGTATAATATAATATCCGCTATTGGTAATCAGGCAATAATCTGTTGGCATGATAAAAGAATGAGTCATTATGTTAACGGATATGGAATTTATGCGCAAAGAATCAATGCTTACGGTTCTTCTCTGCCACCTGAAATTACTCCAGAAGTTGTTCTACTTAAATCTTGCTATCCTAATCCATTTTCCCAAAACGCTACAATTGTTTGGGAACAAAAGAATCATCTTCCCGTAAACATCAAAATATACAATATCAAGGGTCAGTTGATTAAATCTTTTCATCAAAATCCTGTTGAACTGGGTGAACAAAGTATTGTTTGGCAGGGAGATGATGAAAATGGCAAAGCCGTCGGCAACGGAGTATATTTGATGCGTTTGGAAAGTGGAAATTATGTCTCAACCCACAAACTTATGCACCTGAGATAAATAATATAACAGCAGCTTATTGATCTTAATTAGCATTATCCTATGCAGATAGGTAATCTTCTCCTATAAAGTGATTGATCTTATAATAAGGTTACTTTTATATCTTATCATTATCTAATAGTTTAGCAACTTTGGGAGCTCTCAATCGATGAGCTACAGGATAACCGGAACCTAATAATGGCCTCAAATAATATCTGAAGTCATCTGTAATTCCGTTTCCTTCAGCATTGATGAAATTAGCTGGCATAATTTTTGTTTTGCCGGCAATGTCATTCAATTTCTCAAGTTGGTAATTAACGGAGTAGAAACCGGTTCTTTGAATGGAAATGGAACCATCCAAATTATACCAAATAGCATAATGTGCGGCTCGTTCACCTACTTCTCGCGCTTCTCGTTGGTCAACATCACTTACGCAACCGATAAAAGAACGTTGTAAGTAGCCAAATGTATCGCTGCGGACTCTTTTAATCTTTAGTTGGGTTCGGACAAGTTCACAGAGTAAATCACCCAAAGCTCCAGTTCCGGAAAGTTGAACATTGCCATGCGCGTCTTTTTCCTGATTGCCAGAAAGTTTGGTAATGATCGGAACTTTATTTTCATCAACAATGCCTTCAGATACTGCCACTACACATCTGCCGTAAAGATCATAAGTGCGTTTTACATCGCTTAAAAATTTATCGCGGTGAAAAGGAATTTCCGGCATATAAATTAGGTGAGGTCCGTCATCTGGATATTTTTGCGCCATTGCTGACGAAGCAGTTAAGAAACCTGCATTTCTGCCCATTACAATTCCGATGTAAACACCCGGCAAAGCTCTATTATCCAGATTGGCTCCAGTGAAAGCGCTGGCAACAAATCTGGCGGCAGAACCGAAACCGGGAGTATGATCATTTAGCACTAAATCGTTATCTATGGTTTTGGGAATATGAATAGCCCTGAATTCATAATCAGCGTTAGTTGCTTGTTCATTTACAATGCGAACGGTGTCGGCAGAATCGTTGCCACCGATATAAAAAAAATAGCGAACATCATGGGCTTTCAAGACCTTGAAAATTTCCATACAATACTTTGTGTCGGGTTTATCACGCGTGGAAAGTAATGCCGAAGAAGGTGTATCTGCAACCTGTTCTAAGTTGTGCGTTGTTTCTTGAGTGAGATCTACAAAGTCCTCATTTACGATTCCCTGAACACCATACAAAGCCCCATAAACACGCGTAACTTGTTGGAATTTTCTGGCTTCCAAAGTTACCCCCACTAAGGACTGATTAATAACGGCAGTGGGCCCACCACCTTGGGCAATTACTACTTTTCCTTCCAGTTTCATAATATCAAAAAACTCCTCATCGCTAAAAATATAATCTAAAAAACAATTAAAACAAGATGTAGTTAATCTGTCCAGCAGAAAAAATGCTTGCTCAAAAAAGAGGATTGAGAATGCTGGTAAATTATAATAATGATAATAGTGATGAGAGGATAGATGAGTTACATCGTTTTAGCCAGAAAATACCGTCCCCAGAACTTTAAGGAAGTTTATGCTCAGGATCATATAACAGAGATTTTACAAAGTGCCATTTCCACAAATCGCATCGCACATGCCTATCTATTTACAGGCCCAAGGGGTGTGGGGAAGACCTCTTTGGCAAGAATTCTTGCCAAGAGTTTAAATTGTGTTAGTGGTCCTACTACGGATCCTTGTAATGAATGTTCCAATTGTATGGAAATAACTTCTGGAACCTCACCCGATGTCATAGAAATTGACGGTGCCTCCAATACAAGTGTTGATGACATTCGAGAATTGCAACAGGAACTTCTTTACCCTGCCAGTGGTTCAAATTATAAAATATATATTATTGATGAAGTCCATATGCTCTCCAAAAGTGCATTCAATGCGTTACTAAAGACCTTGGAGGAGCCACCGGAAAATGTTATCTTCATTTTTGCCACTACTGAGCCGCAAAAAGTGTTGCCAACAATCATATCGCGTTGCCAGCGTTACGATTTTAAGCGTATTCCCATTGAATCAATTGTTCAGCGAATGAAGGAGATATGCTCTATTGAGAAGATAAAAATTGATAATGAATCTTTATATCTTATTGCTCACAAGGCAGATGGAAGTATGCGCGATGCACTTTCCTTGATGGATCAGGCAATTTCCTATTGTATGGATAACATAACTATAGACAAAGTGCGTCAAATATTTAGTGTTATCCCCAATCAAATTTATCAACGGTTTATTACTTTAATCTACCAAAAAAATGCCCGAGATTTGATAAATGA harbors:
- a CDS encoding aminopeptidase; protein product: MKATYAEIQSKIQACKNPYLALLQELKATAIPAEMPYGKFFQDVKDLFLLSEELGNYIDDTDHLATIPWEQVTKLHNKYYAPLANYESCLGNPDYAVALYEAKMGKFSSALYFQFVNMFFSYASKNYLQLEENLRLFFTLFQNALKGNLAYEDWVNDYRNIMLENHKIKLYRQFYQGYYPEANICYDLILNSDLNDLRYLYRYGMFISEVNIKMAQFINAYPEKELNDIARYIVQCWIDGFTRSQKDYRLKKTASIIVPCGMEKLGRLVHNELQKIGIQGLFSVPYKKSGNKQFTYDHRFDNALILDKNYTEMVLDVYAEVVEDLQELIQNDAGPVYIDLFGETPFSPVAKNTALALSDEQQELSRELMSKSAQIYHQYYRRDQASFCIIAFPSPEIGEHFPEIFADTLKINLLDSMHYANIQQNIIDVLDKADFVNVKGKTGNDTDINVKLHPLQNPEKETNFENCVADVNIPVGEVFTSPLLAGTNGTLHIEDIYLNSLRYYNLKIKFEDGWVKDYSCTNFADPEEGKKYIYENLLLPHKSLPIGEFAIGTNTLAYQMAKKYNILPLLPILIIEKMGPHFAIGDTCFSHEEDRPHPSFVNGKEMIAVDNEKSITRKENPLNAYTQKHLDITLPYEMLASITAVTKNGEKMEIIRDSRFVVPGTEELNIPLEEGF
- a CDS encoding T9SS type A sorting domain-containing protein — encoded protein: MQRPIIIIILLLTITTIYAEPVWNNDVAIREVNYIDWQRNAVKNANNEVFLTWSQSEAGINNLFVQKTDFSGSPQWQEPLVIKAGDVQFNQVKQLVTSDGNIIITWLEENNITSALFAQKYSPTGELLWSETGISLFNVRVIDSFEYRIAVNTIGGFLLLLKNDSLSQINLQSYDASCLPVWDNSNLNINLDHPELDDLVADGLGGAIIKFRRFSSVDGTNYLRRFANDGASIWATSYTLGNGEIRYPHQLILNSNGILYDLGFSYSSDSYINIRTYNALAEQVNQPLATYQIVLAGEDNIQDCHIKAVTTNGGDLQIGLLRHTLTNDCEVFTYRFNQNLQPRYPDNGLVLSNSLYTIADFNLNVVNDEVAFIWAEYNEAAGSVLKMERTNIQGSQYGYIYGYNLDQLSGVYDSPQLFYQNDQMLVISKKTIAEYLKLSTDFYSITTKEGKDPQRTNLVSLINGSTTLLANIPLADRSIVFYSDSRGGDYHLYCQGVSLTGQLLFPENGKLINLGQLDNNSYKIFKINSEQIGLLYYSNALYLQIISENGDFLINGNGILISSAQLTGYNATCYEDDIYISWVEPSSIYSNSCIYGQRIHNGTKMWGETGIMLKDLISSPSGYSFTGRYLLWKETVAGNNTIQGLKYDENGYPVADWNASGEIVINNLPTNQYSIVASYITGEDLVLLIAEYVIHPVFFQKVTANHTLPWGDEGITLPVTVFQLKYEYKADKLYLLYTVRDSGSSSYNVCFQIIDSGGNFLYPEMGLQVNTLAPGNDVSWCDPYANYPALCVFDNNSCLAVWGSRMNGTDGQDLYYRRIDAAGNFVESEDQLLCDAHYDQMYNIISAIGNQAIICWHDKRMSHYVNGYGIYAQRINAYGSSLPPEITPEVVLLKSCYPNPFSQNATIVWEQKNHLPVNIKIYNIKGQLIKSFHQNPVELGEQSIVWQGDDENGKAVGNGVYLMRLESGNYVSTHKLMHLR
- a CDS encoding 6-phosphofructokinase — protein: MKLEGKVVIAQGGGPTAVINQSLVGVTLEARKFQQVTRVYGALYGVQGIVNEDFVDLTQETTHNLEQVADTPSSALLSTRDKPDTKYCMEIFKVLKAHDVRYFFYIGGNDSADTVRIVNEQATNADYEFRAIHIPKTIDNDLVLNDHTPGFGSAARFVASAFTGANLDNRALPGVYIGIVMGRNAGFLTASSAMAQKYPDDGPHLIYMPEIPFHRDKFLSDVKRTYDLYGRCVVAVSEGIVDENKVPIITKLSGNQEKDAHGNVQLSGTGALGDLLCELVRTQLKIKRVRSDTFGYLQRSFIGCVSDVDQREAREVGERAAHYAIWYNLDGSISIQRTGFYSVNYQLEKLNDIAGKTKIMPANFINAEGNGITDDFRYYLRPLLGSGYPVAHRLRAPKVAKLLDNDKI
- the dnaX gene encoding DNA polymerase III subunit gamma/tau; translation: MSYIVLARKYRPQNFKEVYAQDHITEILQSAISTNRIAHAYLFTGPRGVGKTSLARILAKSLNCVSGPTTDPCNECSNCMEITSGTSPDVIEIDGASNTSVDDIRELQQELLYPASGSNYKIYIIDEVHMLSKSAFNALLKTLEEPPENVIFIFATTEPQKVLPTIISRCQRYDFKRIPIESIVQRMKEICSIEKIKIDNESLYLIAHKADGSMRDALSLMDQAISYCMDNITIDKVRQIFSVIPNQIYQRFITLIYQKNARDLINELQKIFEQGIDLQEFISGMQDFIRILLLSKLHVQIKDINPDEQAVFDEVAGLFGQNKLMYILSYLIASKTDLRSSSNPYLILEALMIKLCKIDEMEDIATLIS